The genomic DNA GTGAAGGAGAACGGAGCAAAATGTCAGCAGTTAccagtgcacacacacgggtACACGCAAGCACGTAGACTTAGGCGGCTCCAGGTACTCCCACGTTGACGGTGTATGTGAAGTATCGGAGAGCGCGCCGCATCCCTGTGCACGTGCCCGCGAGCTGGACAAACGcgttttctttctgtttGTCCGttcgctcctcctgcttTCAGCCTGCCTTGGCTCTTTTGTGCCCGTacttgtttttttttctgcgttTTCTTTAGTTTGACTCGAGCGGACACCGTAACGGAGGCCCGCCTCTCTTCggctctttctttctcttacCTTCCGTTCTTCCTCGCAGACTCCACCATCTCTGTTGTGCAAAGTTGGCTTTGGTGATGTCTGCGTTTTCGTAAGCACAAAGGAAAGAACACACAGAAAAGGCGTACCAAACGGTTCTGTGCGCCATCATGGCGTGTCGTTGACCGTGCCGTTCGCGCGATGCCACACATCGTGCGACTGGCAGGCGGTACGGCCGCAGAGTGCTGAGCGCTCCCCTTGCGTGAGAGTGAGTGGGCTtttgcgcggcgctgcgtagAAGGTTGAGGGTGACAAAAAGACGTGGCCCTCCCCGTTCTCTGGCTGTGCCACGCCTGCAGACGCACAGACCCGTAAGGTAcacttctctctcacgcactTGAAGGCGTTGCTGATGCGTGCGGGCACGGGTCACACGCAAAAGCGATCATGTGTGGGGAGGAGCCACAGGCGGCCGTATTAGCAGCAATGCTACGACGTCACATGCGGCGTCCATTTCTCCATTTCCTTTCATCATCCcatcgcctctctctttgtttcgGGTCTCTTCCTCACGTGTTGCACAGCCTCACAggaaacacagacacatacacacatacagacacgCGTGCTCTCTGCGGTCCCGCAACATTCACACGCCCCTGCAACGGACGACAAAGTAGGAAGCACGCAAAAAGAGGCGAAGGGCCCCACCGTGCTATCCGCATTCTTATCAGCATAGCCCACACACATCTACCCCCATACGCGTACACACATTCCCTCGGTCCAGCCTTCTTTGCAGCCATGAAATCCGTGCTCAAGGCGGGGCGCGAGAAGGACGTGgacgtggtggtgccgccgaAGGAGCTTACCATCAAGCAGATCCAGGACCAAATCCCCGCCAAGTACTTTGAGCGCTCGGCGGTGTGGGGCATGTGCTACGTCTTCCGCGACATCTTTCAGGTCCTGGCGCTGTACTTCATCATGTATCGCGCAGTGATGCCGGTGCTTTCTGCATTCGGGGGCATTGTGTATGGTGTGGCTGGCGCGAACATCGTCAGCTGGaccgtcgtcggcgccgtgaAGTTTGCGGCGTGGACCGTGTTCGGGATAGCACAGGGCCTCAACGGTTTCGCTATTTTTGTGCTCGCACACGAGTGCGGTCACCAGGCCTTCAGCTCGTACCGCTTGCTGAACAACGCCGTCGGCCTGCTGCTCGACTCCGCCATCCTCGTCCCGTACCACAGCTGGCGCATCAGCCATGGCAGCCaccacaagcacacaaacCACCTCACCAAGGACACGGTGTTTGTACCACGCAAGGAGCAGCGTGTGATCGACCTGGTCGAGGAGACGCCGCTGGTGATGCTCTGGAATATGCTTGTCATCTTCACGTTTGGCTGGCCAGCGTACCTCGTAGCCAACATCGCGAGTCAAGACTACGGTCGCCGCACCAACCATTTCGAGCCTTCGTCGCCGCTCTTCAACAAGGACGACGGGCCCGACATCGTGCTCTCCAACATCGGCATCGTGGCTGCGCTCTTTATCTTGGGTCTCTGCACCTACCAGTACGGCGCCTACAACGTCTTTTGCTGGTACGTCGTGCCGTACCTTTGGACAAATTTCTGGCTGCTCTACGTCACCTACCTCCAGCACTCTGACTTGCGCATCCCGCActacacgcatgcgcactgGACGTTTGtgcgcggcgccatcgccaccgtcgaCCGCGACTACGGCTTCATCATCAATGAGTGGCTGCACTACATCAACAACTCCCACGTTGTGCACCACCTCTTTAGCCAGATGCCCTTCTACCACGCGATCGAGGTGACGCGCCACCACATCAAGGACATCATCGGCGACGCCTACGTCACGGACAGTCGCTCCCTTGTCGAGATGCTCTGCGAGACGTGGAGAGAGTGCCGCTACGTTATCCCGTCCGAGGGCATCAGCGTGTTCTACAGCTTCACAGGGAAGGGTGCGTAATACAGAAAACGCGCATGCAAGATGGAAAGAGAAGCGACGATGCAGTTGCGCCGCGTGCTGTTCTGTCAAATCGTGCCGGCGCTCGCGACGGTGATGGCAAGGCTGCGCGTCACCATCATCGCATCATGCTCTGACCAGACCATCGGTTCCTCTTCCGTTCTTTGTgtttcttcttcctcgtccacacctttcctttttctttctcgaGTTCTCTCTTTTTTAGCTCTCTGTGGGACCACCTCGGCGCGGACGCCccatctctcctcctttgtTTATCCTCTGTGATGATTACCCCGCTCCTCTTCAATGTATCTGCCCGTCTGCGTGCCTTCGCTCTTCCTGTTTTCCCTTTCCGTTTGCTCTGCTGACGTAGGGATAcccctctccgtgtgtggTGTCAGGGCTCAGTACCCCGACTCTGCGTGGGGGGAAGCCAGGCGCCCTCTTAACCCCTGTCGATGTCAAGCCACCTCTGGTTGTGCCAGCGACAATCACCCACGCGGTTGAGGAtgccagagcgatgcatggctgctgatgtcggcggtggggtggtggacggcgttgcgttgGAGCGGCCTGAGACAGCgaacacgcgtgtgccatccacatcaTGGGCACAGTGCCAATGCCACTCCAATGCATCTTCACCCCGCCCTGGCACTGCCTGCAggtgtggggcgcctgaGCCACCTCGAGGGGGATGCATCAGGTGGCTGCCGGCAccatgggagcggctgtgaggcgacctgaCCTGCGAGGCAGGGGGGCGGGTAGagtgtgaggcagaggctgcgctgcgacAACGGGGCCGGCGTATTGCTGTGACCCGTGCCTACGACTGATTGGAACGACGCGATGGGCCCATGACAACGCCCGGGGATAGGGTGGAGTCCGCTTCTTGCTTTATGGCAGAAAGGATTCGCTGACGAAAAGGACTCCAGTTTCTCGGTCCTGTTCGCCGGTCTCTTCAGGACTCCCtccgtcttttttttgccgttAGTTTCACTTCGAATGTGTATGTCTTTTGATTGGTGACTGTaaacggagagggaggaagggcaTGGTGCGCGTCCCTTTCTCCGTTTCTTCTCCCCGCCCTCCTTCCGCAGCCCTCCTTCCCGCTGACTAGGTCCGTGGATACTCCTCTGCACGAAAAAGCGGAAAAACAGCGGCCGTGTGACCGCAATGAAATTCGCAACGAGTGGAAGAGCGCTAGAGCGATCTGccgcaacacacacaccagcaaACACCTGCGCACCATGATGGCGACCCTTTCGCGGTTTTGCCCCGGCTTCACCGTGGACAGGAGATACAGATCGCGTGTGCCGATGCGAGTGTTGTCattttttgtgtgttttttttctttttatCCTTTTGCCCCTTTCTGGAGCGTGCAGAGAGGACAAGATGGAAGGCGCGTGTGTCTActtcggcctcctcctctgttccctccctcttcgccctcttcctcttgtcATCCAGGCTGAGGTATGCACTGTATGTCCGGAGGAAcacatgcacgtgtgcgtcaACGActcgctgcggtgctggtAGGCCCCCGCAGCTGTCAGGTCGCACTTGTACCCTTGCAGGGTGACTGGCGTGCAAGATGTTAAggaaacgagagagaagggcaccGCCTACTCAACGAACCCACAGGTTGTTTTGTGTGCGGGTTTCTGTGTCGTTGAGCACCTGACAACCCGCGGCtctacgccgccgccatgctGCTCCCTTCTTTTCAGCTTTTCTTGTTTCATCTGTTCTTCGTTGACGCGTAAGAGGCATCTGCAGTGATGATGCCTCGTAAAGTAAATTCCACCACACCTCTCCCCACAacgagagaagaaaaggatTTGCGCTTACCATGAAGCGATACATTCCCTCTTCTTTCGACAACAAAGAAATACGCAGCAATATGAGAGCTGCTTTTTCGTGCA from Leishmania infantum JPCM5 genome chromosome 10 includes the following:
- a CDS encoding putative fatty acid desaturase, with amino-acid sequence MKSVLKAGREKDVDVVVPPKELTIKQIQDQIPAKYFERSAVWGMCYVFRDIFQVLALYFIMYRAVMPVLSAFGGIVYGVAGANIVSWTVVGAVKFAAWTVFGIAQGLNGFAIFVLAHECGHQAFSSYRLLNNAVGLLLDSAILVPYHSWRISHGSHHKHTNHLTKDTVFVPRKEQRVIDLVEETPLVMLWNMLVIFTFGWPAYLVANIASQDYGRRTNHFEPSSPLFNKDDGPDIVLSNIGIVAALFILGLCTYQYGAYNVFCWYVVPYLWTNFWLLYVTYLQHSDLRIPHYTHAHWTFVRGAIATVDRDYGFIINEWLHYINNSHVVHHLFSQMPFYHAIEVTRHHIKDIIGDAYVTDSRSLVEMLCETWRECRYVIPSEGISVFYSFTGKGA